The Acetomicrobium flavidum genome window below encodes:
- a CDS encoding M20 metallopeptidase family protein: MIFLKFEEILELAERFEEKVINFRHDFHAHPELSWEEERTSKIIEQVLRELGFDGVRRGFGGTESGVVGDIAGKKEFPIVALRADIDALPIEEEADVPWKSTNKGVMHACGHDAHAAILLGVAHVLASLRDKLPCKVRLIFQPAEESGVRSGAQQLIEEGVLDGVEAIWGLHVWSPLPAGAIGYRSGPIMASSDIWEAEIKGKGGHSSRPHEAKDPTIAAANIIMSVQTIISRELDPLETAVLSIGRLESGSAPNIIPDKAFIQGSIRTTNSKVRDGLPEKIERIAKGIGSALRCEVETNYIHVYPVTVNDPNMIETLKEVASAMFGDKSLVEVPIAMGSEDFSFYQQKVPGVIFFLGIADPRKGTDAEHHNPMFKTNDEVLKKGVALLAALAMEGTKRSDR; encoded by the coding sequence GTGATTTTTTTGAAATTTGAGGAAATTTTGGAGCTTGCCGAGAGATTTGAAGAAAAGGTCATAAACTTTCGTCACGATTTTCATGCTCACCCTGAGCTTTCCTGGGAGGAGGAAAGAACGTCCAAAATTATAGAACAAGTGCTAAGAGAGCTCGGGTTTGATGGCGTACGTCGTGGCTTTGGAGGGACAGAGTCGGGGGTTGTGGGAGATATCGCAGGAAAAAAAGAATTTCCCATTGTAGCCCTTAGGGCTGATATTGATGCCCTGCCCATTGAGGAAGAAGCGGATGTACCGTGGAAGTCCACGAATAAAGGGGTCATGCACGCTTGTGGGCATGACGCTCATGCAGCGATACTTTTGGGCGTCGCCCATGTTCTTGCCTCTTTAAGAGATAAACTTCCGTGCAAGGTGCGTTTGATCTTTCAACCGGCGGAAGAATCGGGAGTTCGATCCGGGGCTCAGCAGCTAATTGAGGAAGGCGTATTAGATGGCGTTGAGGCTATTTGGGGTCTTCATGTATGGAGTCCGCTTCCGGCCGGAGCCATAGGCTACAGGTCAGGTCCGATAATGGCGTCGTCGGACATTTGGGAGGCAGAGATAAAGGGTAAGGGCGGCCACAGCTCAAGGCCTCACGAGGCCAAAGATCCGACCATAGCAGCTGCAAATATAATCATGTCAGTGCAGACTATCATAAGTCGTGAGTTGGATCCGCTGGAAACAGCTGTATTGAGCATCGGCAGGCTTGAAAGCGGGAGTGCCCCTAACATCATACCCGACAAGGCCTTCATCCAAGGCAGCATTCGCACCACCAATTCGAAGGTGCGTGACGGACTGCCAGAAAAGATAGAACGAATCGCAAAAGGTATAGGCAGCGCTTTGAGGTGTGAAGTCGAAACCAACTATATTCACGTTTACCCGGTCACCGTAAATGATCCGAACATGATTGAGACATTGAAAGAAGTTGCCTCAGCTATGTTTGGGGACAAATCTTTGGTTGAGGTACCCATTGCCATGGGTTCGGAGGATTTTAGCTTCTACCAACAGAAAGTGCCAGGCGTCATATTTTTTTTGGGCATTGCTGATCCTAGGAAAGGTACTGACGCCGAACATCATAATCCAATGTTTAAGACCAATGATGAAGTGCTAAAAAAAGGCGTGGCGCTTCTAGCGGCTCTTGCGATGGAAGGAACGAAAAGGAGTGATCGATGA
- the gyaR gene encoding glyoxylate reductase translates to MDCKLKVLVTSRIPEEGMCMLDEHCDVKVFDYEGVFPRDLLLKEVKGVNAIVCLLADKIDGEVMDAAGPQLKIIANYAVGFDNIDVEAATKRGIMVTNTPGVLTDTTADLAWALILATARRVVEGDKFLRQGKFKGWKPMLLLGTDVHHATLGIIGFGSIGRAVARRAMGFDMKVIYYSAHRASEEVEKKLNAEYRSLDDLLREADFISIHVPLTKETRHMIGERELKMMKKEAYLINTARGPIVDEKALAKALKEGWIRGAGLDVFEREPEVDPELLELENVVLLPHLGSASYATRAKMATMAAENVIKALKGEVPPNLVNPEVIK, encoded by the coding sequence ATGGATTGCAAGCTCAAGGTTCTGGTGACAAGTCGTATTCCCGAAGAAGGAATGTGCATGTTGGATGAACATTGTGATGTCAAAGTCTTCGACTACGAAGGGGTTTTTCCGAGAGATTTGCTTTTAAAGGAAGTTAAAGGGGTAAATGCCATCGTATGCCTGCTTGCCGATAAAATCGATGGCGAGGTGATGGACGCAGCTGGCCCTCAGCTAAAAATCATTGCTAACTATGCCGTAGGCTTTGATAATATAGACGTAGAGGCAGCCACAAAGCGTGGCATCATGGTGACTAACACCCCTGGCGTGCTAACCGATACGACGGCAGATCTAGCATGGGCATTGATTCTAGCCACGGCTCGCAGGGTAGTTGAGGGCGATAAATTCCTGCGTCAGGGGAAGTTCAAAGGATGGAAGCCAATGCTTCTTTTGGGCACCGACGTACATCATGCGACGCTTGGCATCATCGGCTTTGGAAGCATCGGAAGGGCAGTGGCGCGCAGGGCAATGGGGTTCGATATGAAGGTCATATATTACAGTGCCCATAGAGCCTCCGAAGAGGTGGAAAAGAAGTTAAACGCCGAATATAGGTCGCTTGATGACCTGCTTAGGGAGGCGGACTTCATATCTATTCATGTTCCTCTCACCAAAGAAACCCGGCATATGATAGGTGAGCGGGAATTGAAGATGATGAAAAAAGAAGCCTACCTAATAAATACAGCAAGGGGGCCAATTGTGGATGAAAAGGCCTTGGCGAAGGCGCTGAAAGAAGGTTGGATCAGGGGAGCCGGCCTTGACGTCTTTGAGCGAGAACCAGAGGTGGATCCCGAGCTTCTTGAGCTTGAAAACGTGGTCCTGCTGCCGCACCTAGGTTCGGCATCATACGCCACTCGCGCCAAGATGGCCACCATGGCGGCAGAAAATGTCATTAAAGCGCTAAAAGGAGAAGTGCCGCCTAATTTGGTAAATCCCGAAGTAATAAAATAG
- a CDS encoding sigma factor-like helix-turn-helix DNA-binding protein, translating into MPKEHEDLLKSRLDINVLYDLYGGLLTDKQRKAFELHEMADCSLSEVADALKMSRQGAFELLQRAKRRLVEVEEIVGFKSTLSAFDKYKIDVERLLDQYDDKLPKEFKSEMLKLLSDLEETGDQDV; encoded by the coding sequence ATGCCTAAGGAACATGAAGATTTATTAAAATCACGTCTGGATATAAATGTGCTTTACGATTTATATGGGGGTCTTTTGACAGACAAGCAAAGAAAGGCCTTTGAGCTCCATGAGATGGCGGATTGTTCCTTGTCCGAAGTGGCTGACGCCTTAAAGATGAGTCGGCAAGGGGCATTTGAGCTGTTACAGCGTGCAAAAAGGCGGCTTGTAGAGGTTGAGGAAATAGTGGGGTTTAAGAGCACCTTGTCGGCCTTTGATAAATACAAGATTGACGTTGAAAGGTTGTTGGATCAATACGACGATAAACTCCCAAAAGAATTTAAATCTGAGATGCTAAAATTGCTATCGGATTTGGAAGAGACAGGTGATCAGGATGTTTGA
- the ffh gene encoding signal recognition particle protein, translated as MFDSLKERLEGIFSKLRGKGRLTEEDVNDALREVRRALLEADVNYKIAKDLVERIKERCLGQEVLSSITPAQQVYVVVYEELCNLMGGKKERLNFASKPPSVFMLVGLQGSGKTTTAVKLALKISDSHKPMVVACDLRRPAAVKQLKVLAEKAGIPFFGPDEAGSGDVLGVAKKALRYADDHLIDVVIFDTAGRLHIDEDLMAELEQMHKTLNPHEVLLVIDAMTGQEGVNVAQMFKEKAGITGVILTKLDGDARGGAALAVKAATGVPVKLVGVGEHLEDLEEFDAARMAQRILGMGDMEGLLEKIQKSSDTKEIERVQKNLQDNKFTLEDLLVQLRQIQKLGPLDKVMDMLPLPGKVKSQVSDIDFRRIKHVEAVILSMTPEERRKPEIIKGSRKRRIAMGSGTNVQMVNQVLRQYEQMKEIFKRFGKNKGKLRGLKLPKGLF; from the coding sequence ATGTTTGATTCCTTAAAAGAGCGGTTGGAAGGGATTTTCTCTAAACTTAGAGGCAAAGGCAGGCTTACCGAAGAGGATGTAAATGATGCCTTACGCGAAGTGCGAAGGGCACTTCTTGAAGCTGACGTTAACTATAAGATTGCAAAAGATTTGGTCGAGCGCATAAAAGAACGTTGCCTTGGACAGGAAGTGTTATCGTCAATAACCCCAGCGCAGCAAGTGTATGTAGTTGTATATGAGGAACTTTGCAACCTAATGGGCGGCAAGAAAGAAAGGCTGAACTTCGCTTCCAAGCCGCCATCGGTATTCATGCTTGTCGGATTACAAGGTTCCGGTAAGACTACAACTGCCGTAAAACTTGCCTTGAAAATTTCGGACAGCCATAAGCCAATGGTCGTGGCTTGTGATTTAAGACGTCCAGCCGCAGTAAAACAGCTAAAGGTTTTAGCTGAAAAGGCCGGCATTCCCTTTTTTGGACCAGATGAAGCAGGTTCCGGCGATGTGCTTGGGGTCGCAAAGAAGGCTCTTAGATATGCTGATGATCATCTTATTGATGTAGTTATCTTTGATACAGCGGGACGTTTGCATATAGATGAAGATCTCATGGCAGAACTGGAACAGATGCATAAAACGCTTAACCCTCACGAGGTTTTGCTCGTCATAGACGCCATGACCGGCCAGGAGGGCGTCAACGTTGCTCAGATGTTCAAAGAGAAAGCAGGCATTACGGGGGTAATATTGACCAAACTCGATGGTGATGCTCGTGGTGGAGCAGCTCTTGCGGTAAAGGCTGCAACCGGAGTCCCCGTCAAGCTTGTTGGCGTTGGCGAACACTTAGAAGATCTGGAAGAATTTGACGCCGCAAGGATGGCCCAGAGGATATTGGGCATGGGAGATATGGAGGGATTGCTCGAAAAGATACAAAAGTCGAGCGATACCAAGGAGATCGAACGAGTTCAAAAGAATCTTCAGGACAACAAATTTACTCTTGAAGATTTATTGGTTCAACTTAGGCAGATTCAGAAGCTTGGTCCACTTGACAAGGTCATGGATATGCTTCCCTTGCCCGGTAAGGTTAAATCCCAGGTGTCAGATATAGATTTTAGGCGCATCAAGCATGTGGAAGCCGTCATACTTTCGATGACGCCTGAGGAAAGAAGAAAACCCGAGATAATAAAGGGCAGCAGAAAGCGTCGAATCGCCATGGGTTCGGGGACAAACGTCCAAATGGTCAATCAGGTATTAAGGCAATATGAACAGATGAAGGAGATCTTTAAACGCTTTGGAAAGAATAAAGGCAAATTAAGAGGCCTTAAACTTCCCAAGGGATTATTTTAG
- the rpsP gene encoding 30S ribosomal protein S16 — MVVRIRLARHGRKKRPFYRLVVADSRSPRDGKFIEMIGSYNPLTDPAEVKVDEERAIYWLKVGAQPSDTARSLLRKAGVWDKFIESKKA; from the coding sequence ATGGTAGTTAGGATAAGACTGGCACGTCATGGACGCAAAAAAAGGCCCTTTTATCGTTTGGTGGTTGCCGATTCTCGTTCTCCTCGGGACGGGAAGTTCATCGAGATGATAGGCAGTTATAATCCGTTGACTGACCCTGCAGAGGTTAAAGTCGACGAAGAAAGGGCCATTTATTGGCTGAAAGTGGGTGCACAACCCTCGGATACGGCCAGATCATTGTTGAGAAAGGCTGGCGTGTGGGACAAATTTATCGAAAGCAAGAAGGCTTGA
- a CDS encoding KH domain-containing protein: MVDYADLVKTIVTRLVTKPEDVEVKQEVADGKVKVSIKVNPEDMGRVIGKAGATIKSIRVIAKAAAIKSKDKVDVVVEE; the protein is encoded by the coding sequence ATGGTAGATTACGCTGATCTGGTGAAAACAATAGTGACGCGATTGGTCACTAAGCCGGAGGATGTAGAGGTAAAACAAGAGGTAGCGGATGGCAAGGTCAAAGTATCTATAAAAGTAAACCCCGAAGATATGGGCCGGGTTATCGGGAAAGCAGGAGCAACCATCAAATCGATAAGGGTAATTGCCAAAGCGGCAGCTATAAAATCCAAAGATAAGGTGGATGTAGTTGTCGAGGAATGA
- the rimM gene encoding ribosome maturation factor RimM (Essential for efficient processing of 16S rRNA) has product MSCKELVTIGRIVGAHGIRGELRLLPLTDFPDRFNHMNHLNVYRPNGSFWCRLTINSLREHVGKKQFIVGVDEIADRDEAENLRGGIVMIDPEERVELPEGFYWVDDLIGLDVMDVERGDRLGVLVEIMPTGSNDVYVVEACDGKRHMLPAISEVVKEINVEEGFIKVHLMEGLWE; this is encoded by the coding sequence ATGAGTTGCAAAGAGTTGGTCACCATTGGGAGGATAGTGGGGGCTCACGGAATTAGAGGGGAGCTTAGGCTCTTGCCTTTGACGGATTTTCCGGATCGCTTTAACCATATGAATCACCTTAACGTTTATCGTCCCAACGGGTCCTTTTGGTGCCGGCTCACGATAAATTCTTTAAGGGAGCATGTAGGCAAAAAACAGTTCATCGTAGGGGTGGATGAAATTGCCGACAGAGATGAGGCTGAGAATTTGCGCGGCGGCATCGTCATGATAGACCCCGAGGAAAGGGTCGAACTCCCCGAGGGTTTTTATTGGGTTGACGATTTGATCGGGCTAGATGTCATGGACGTTGAAAGGGGCGACCGCTTAGGCGTGCTCGTTGAGATAATGCCGACAGGAAGCAATGATGTATACGTAGTTGAGGCCTGTGACGGCAAAAGGCACATGCTTCCGGCCATATCTGAAGTGGTCAAGGAGATAAACGTAGAGGAAGGTTTTATAAAAGTGCATTTAATGGAGGGTCTGTGGGAGTAG
- the trmD gene encoding tRNA (guanosine(37)-N1)-methyltransferase TrmD encodes MRFSIVTAFPEYFDAFLNTSIVGRAVKEGKIEIDIVNLRDYAINSYGQIDDYSYGGGGMVIRPEPLYNALKSIKSEKSFVVYTSPQGVVFNQDTVEALAAKDHVILICGHYEGIDERFAEKCVDLEISIGDYVLTGGELPAMVIVDAVSRLVPGVVGRGEAVLEDSFYRGMLDHPHYTRPSVWCGLEVPEELVSGDHEKTARWRRRQAVVRTLKRRPDLLARANIRPYLSQGVYVMLVHHPVLNKDGKTVTSAVTGLDLHDISRSCMTYGINKFIVVTPLKSQQEMVCKIVNHWEKAPEGLNPMRSEALSLLKAFDSIEDCLAWIEKKEKKKPLTVATTAKKRAGALPVFELKRILLERDLPVCILFGTSWGLADEVFSGVDVVLSPILGGKGDYNHLSVRSAVAILLDRLFGWR; translated from the coding sequence GTGCGTTTTAGCATAGTTACTGCTTTTCCAGAATACTTTGATGCTTTTTTAAATACTAGCATTGTTGGCAGAGCCGTCAAGGAAGGCAAAATAGAAATCGATATAGTAAACCTGCGGGATTACGCTATTAATAGCTATGGTCAAATTGACGACTACTCCTATGGTGGCGGGGGAATGGTCATTAGGCCTGAACCTTTATACAATGCCTTGAAAAGCATCAAATCCGAAAAATCTTTTGTAGTATATACTTCACCGCAAGGCGTTGTTTTCAACCAAGATACGGTGGAGGCATTAGCTGCAAAGGATCACGTGATATTGATATGCGGGCATTATGAGGGCATCGATGAGCGTTTTGCGGAAAAATGTGTGGACCTTGAAATCTCTATAGGCGATTATGTGTTGACCGGCGGCGAGCTTCCTGCCATGGTCATTGTCGATGCCGTTTCAAGGCTTGTCCCGGGAGTTGTAGGAAGAGGAGAAGCCGTCTTAGAGGATTCTTTCTATAGAGGAATGCTGGATCACCCCCATTATACAAGGCCTTCGGTGTGGTGCGGCCTGGAAGTGCCGGAGGAACTGGTATCGGGGGATCACGAGAAGACGGCGAGGTGGCGCAGAAGGCAGGCTGTCGTAAGGACCTTGAAACGTCGCCCTGATCTTTTGGCCAGGGCCAATATTAGGCCATACTTGAGTCAAGGTGTCTATGTCATGCTCGTTCATCATCCGGTATTAAATAAAGACGGCAAGACAGTTACATCAGCTGTGACGGGGTTGGACCTTCATGATATTAGCAGAAGTTGCATGACTTATGGAATAAATAAGTTCATAGTAGTTACGCCCCTTAAGTCGCAGCAAGAAATGGTATGTAAAATCGTGAATCATTGGGAAAAAGCTCCGGAAGGGCTTAATCCGATGAGGTCCGAGGCATTGAGCTTGCTTAAGGCCTTCGATTCCATTGAAGATTGCCTTGCCTGGATAGAAAAGAAGGAAAAAAAGAAACCTTTGACTGTCGCAACTACGGCCAAAAAGAGAGCCGGGGCGTTGCCCGTCTTTGAGCTAAAAAGGATTCTGCTTGAAAGAGATCTTCCGGTGTGTATTCTTTTTGGCACAAGTTGGGGGCTTGCCGATGAAGTTTTTAGCGGGGTTGATGTAGTATTAAGCCCCATATTGGGAGGAAAGGGAGATTACAACCACTTGTCCGTGAGAAGCGCGGTTGCTATTTTACTAGATCGCCTCTTCGGATGGAGGTAA
- the rplS gene encoding 50S ribosomal protein L19: MDPRISLVERQYQKREVPDFRPGDTVKVHVKVREAGKERIQIFEGIVIARKNGGLRETFTVRKVSGGIGVERIFPLYCPNVEKIEVVRYGRVRRAKLYYLRKLSGKAARIKERRR; encoded by the coding sequence ATGGATCCTAGGATTTCTTTAGTAGAAAGACAATATCAAAAACGCGAAGTACCGGATTTCAGGCCAGGAGATACCGTTAAAGTGCACGTTAAAGTAAGAGAGGCTGGCAAGGAAAGAATCCAGATATTCGAAGGAATCGTCATCGCAAGAAAAAATGGCGGGTTGAGGGAGACTTTTACAGTTAGAAAAGTCTCTGGCGGCATTGGCGTTGAGAGGATATTCCCTCTTTACTGCCCTAATGTAGAAAAAATAGAGGTCGTTCGCTATGGAAGGGTAAGGAGGGCGAAGCTTTATTATTTGAGAAAGTTGTCCGGCAAAGCTGCACGTATTAAGGAACGCCGCAGATAA
- a CDS encoding L-threonine 3-dehydrogenase, whose protein sequence is MKRILVTGGTGQIGSELVPALREVYGNENVVCGGHKRNPSEDLIEAGPYEVVDAVDAKAYAEVVKKYKIDTIYHLPAILSAKAEENPMRAWEVNISGLINALEIAREFKCAIFVPSSIAAFGPNSPKWKTPQDTIQRPRTMYGVTKVTGELLCDYYYFKYGVDTRGVRYPGLISYKTLPGGGTTDYAVEIFYEALKNKKYTCYLKEDTRMDMMYMPDALKAAIQLMEADPNRLIHRNAFNVTAMAFTPKELAEEIRKHIPEFQITYNVDPVRQNIADSWPDMLDDSCAKQEWGWNPEYDLPSMVSDMLEKLSKKLGVSY, encoded by the coding sequence TTGAAGAGGATCTTAGTTACAGGTGGGACGGGGCAAATAGGCTCGGAACTGGTACCTGCATTAAGAGAGGTATATGGCAATGAAAATGTGGTCTGTGGTGGCCACAAGAGAAATCCTAGCGAAGACTTGATCGAGGCCGGCCCCTATGAGGTTGTAGATGCAGTCGATGCAAAAGCCTACGCCGAAGTTGTCAAGAAGTACAAGATTGATACCATATATCACCTTCCTGCGATATTGTCAGCCAAGGCTGAGGAAAATCCGATGCGGGCATGGGAGGTAAATATAAGTGGCTTGATAAATGCCCTGGAGATAGCAAGGGAGTTTAAGTGTGCCATATTTGTGCCAAGCTCAATAGCTGCTTTTGGACCCAACTCTCCAAAGTGGAAGACCCCTCAAGACACCATACAGCGCCCTAGGACAATGTATGGCGTTACAAAGGTTACGGGTGAACTTTTATGTGATTATTATTACTTCAAATATGGAGTAGATACCCGTGGCGTGAGGTATCCCGGTTTGATTTCTTACAAGACTCTGCCTGGAGGAGGAACAACGGACTACGCGGTTGAAATATTTTACGAGGCTTTGAAGAACAAAAAATATACCTGCTACTTAAAAGAAGACACTCGTATGGATATGATGTATATGCCCGATGCCTTAAAAGCAGCTATACAACTCATGGAGGCAGACCCGAATCGTTTAATCCATCGTAATGCCTTTAATGTCACAGCCATGGCCTTTACGCCAAAAGAGCTCGCCGAGGAGATCAGAAAGCATATTCCCGAATTTCAGATAACCTATAATGTTGATCCGGTGAGGCAAAATATAGCAGATTCGTGGCCTGACATGTTGGACGACAGCTGTGCCAAGCAAGAATGGGGTTGGAATCCCGAATATGACCTCCCTTCCATGGTAAGTGATATGCTAGAAAAACTTTCCAAGAAACTGGGAGTAAGTTATTAG
- a CDS encoding amidohydrolase codes for MSKKSILLRGGTLFTITQGILEKSDILVEDGIIKDIGEGLSISNDVKVVDVTGCMVTPGFIDPHTHIGLIEEGYPEDEESVNEATNPITPHLRVIDAINPYDRAFDDALLGGVTTVQVLPGSANVLGGQGAIIKTYGKIIDRMVRKFPSGMKAAFGENPKNLYRKKDRSPATRMAVAAILREALMSAQDYGRKKTEAEREGKTFDRDMKREALLPVLNQELPLRIHAHRADDILTAIRIADEFNIKITLEHGTEGDKIAGLLAERQIPVAYGPAITSRSKLELQNRSWEGAVKQFRQGVHLCFTTDHPVVPINHLVLHASLAASAGIPPNDALASITIKAAEHIGMEDQLGSIDRGKVADLLVWDGDPLDYMSHLLIVIVEGEVVIRRD; via the coding sequence TTGAGTAAAAAGTCTATATTGCTCAGGGGAGGAACGCTTTTTACGATCACTCAAGGGATCTTAGAGAAATCTGACATTTTGGTCGAAGATGGGATTATAAAGGATATTGGAGAAGGACTTAGCATTTCTAATGATGTCAAGGTAGTAGATGTAACCGGATGCATGGTAACGCCTGGATTTATAGATCCTCATACGCACATTGGATTGATAGAGGAAGGTTATCCAGAAGATGAAGAAAGCGTTAATGAGGCCACAAACCCAATTACACCTCACCTTCGGGTAATAGATGCCATAAACCCTTACGATAGGGCCTTCGATGATGCGCTTTTAGGCGGTGTTACTACAGTACAGGTTCTTCCAGGGAGCGCTAATGTGCTTGGCGGTCAGGGGGCTATCATAAAGACATACGGAAAGATCATAGATCGCATGGTTCGTAAGTTTCCTTCAGGAATGAAGGCGGCCTTCGGCGAGAACCCAAAAAACTTATATAGAAAAAAGGATCGTTCTCCTGCCACGCGTATGGCTGTAGCTGCCATTTTACGAGAAGCACTGATGTCGGCTCAAGACTATGGAAGAAAGAAAACAGAAGCAGAAAGAGAAGGAAAGACCTTCGATAGGGACATGAAGCGCGAAGCCCTATTGCCTGTGTTAAATCAAGAGCTACCCTTGAGAATTCATGCCCATAGGGCAGATGATATCTTGACGGCAATCCGCATAGCTGATGAGTTCAATATAAAGATCACCTTGGAGCATGGCACAGAAGGCGACAAAATCGCAGGCTTGCTGGCAGAAAGACAAATACCGGTTGCTTACGGACCGGCCATAACCTCACGATCTAAGCTGGAGTTACAAAACAGGTCATGGGAAGGGGCCGTCAAACAATTTAGACAAGGGGTGCATTTATGTTTTACCACTGATCACCCTGTCGTGCCAATAAACCACCTTGTTTTACATGCCTCACTGGCGGCCTCGGCTGGAATTCCGCCAAATGATGCCTTGGCTTCTATAACCATAAAAGCTGCCGAACATATTGGCATGGAGGACCAGTTGGGTTCCATCGATAGAGGTAAGGTTGCCGATTTGCTTGTCTGGGACGGAGATCCTCTGGATTACATGAGCCATCTCCTAATAGTGATTGTTGAGGGAGAAGTTGTAATTCGACGGGATTAA